The genomic stretch GTTGGCGTCTGTTTCCACAGAGAGATCCACAGTGTTCAGCTGGTAGCGAGTAAAAGAAGTTCCATACATGTCTTCTACTTTGTTTATCAGTTTCCTGCTGATAAGTCCCTGGTTtcatttcaatttgattttaaaaatgtccttaaggcttttttaaaatcattttaatattaaaaaaacattgtgctttcttttttatgaatatgatttcatttaaagcaaaatgtcatatttacaaaagcaaaatttGATACAAAGAAGTCTGAACTTCACTCACTTAAGAAATAAATATCtcaataatttaaaacagaaaaacagaaaagttaaaaaacagaaaagctcaataaaataaaatatttgtaaatgtttagGTCTATAGTTATATAATCACTTCTCACTATTTTCTTTaatgactattttttatttctcttttcaagTCCTTAATCATAATTtgtcttaaataaatgtttgatttgtcatttatttatgtgaactgatgtatttttccaaatgttaaataaaaaaggagaaaaaattcACATTAGAACACATCTGTgcactaaaaatgtttgataaaaatatgaaacatgttgtaaaaaaaaataaaaaacattagacaaTAGAAGACTCCACtgctaataaaaatgttttgaacataacacattttttttttgtcaaacttctggtaaaataaaggtaaaaatccTAAACTAAAGCCGTTCAAGAGTCCAAAGAGACGATTCTTCTTTAGGAACTGAACCACTGAGGATggaagtttgttcttttttattgaacacatcaCAACACTAACATACAACCTCTCTTCTAGAGGACAGTAATACAACATAACCTGACCAACAACAGAATCGTTTTCCaggtttggatgttttttaatgagttctaatatattttaaattcatttattaaacacGTGAAGGAGGGTTTGCTGCTTCTCTATTTACTGCTTTAATGTGATATTTgctgactaataaaataatcttcttGGCTGCTTTGTCCCCTtccgggtcgcgggggtgccggagcctaacctggctactgatgggtgaaggcggggttcaccctggacaggtcgccagtctgtcgcagggcctcaatcacacacccattcactctcacattcacacctaataaactaatattaataataattgagAATGAATCATCTAAATTATCCATCAATTTTCTTGAACTACTAGATCCTTTTTGAGGATATCCAGATCTGTTCCAGTGACTGTTGGTCAAAGGTGAAGAACATCCTGGTCAGACTGTCAGTCTatgagtcatacgaagggctactattttgaaataaatgttgcttagtttgcctttagttatacattattgataatgaataatgatattcctctatgtaaagactctgatttctcaccataactATCAagaatgacaacaagctaggaaacagatattaATATTCATCACTTTATTATTCTcaataattgttacattttcagatgatcacttacatcactacatttcatggaaaaatgttccattttcactatgttgtaccatgttcatcaattatgtaatgttaaagaaaaatcaactttcacatttttaaacaaatcttctcacattttgaactaatgacaaaatctgcagcatttttaactaaattaatgatctttgaactgaagtAGGTCAGAgatcacctaaacttatctaaagttcatgtttcatgaacatattttaagatggtttcatttttaaatctatgtaaatgcaagtgtaataaaaaaataacaacagaataaagtaaaatttgtgTTTGAAAAGGTGTTTCTGGTGCCACAATAAATGGATTTATCCTTGTgatattaataaagttcaattcaagtgagttgaaaaaaaaaattccatcacAATTTTCAGAGCAAAGATGTTTGCTGCCACCTGGCGGTCAGATTTAGAACTGCACCTGACATAATATTTAACCCTTCATCTATAAAATATCAGAACGACAgcattttttagacataaattgagtcttttttaaattaatactaTTTTTAGACtatcattttaaaagtatttagagTCGTTATTtccaaaacaattttaatttaattaagtgTAATGTATAATGTAAATCCaatattttacacaaataaataaaggactCTTTGTTGTAACTGATTATTCGAATAGATATAAAATTTATTTACAGGATGTAATCTGCAGGCTACTTCGTGATTTTAGTGTTAAGCAGCTTTAACATGCAAATACAATTCAAGGAGATTTAGTTGAAAATAAACGAGATGGTTTACTATAGTAAATCACCTGTGTAACTAGCCCTCTAGTGGAGAGAAACTGCACTGCAGCTTCTCTAAGAAAAGGGAAATGAAACCGAAGGAAACCGAAACTATTCTGGCTTTGGTGAACTGAACTCAGACGCCATTAAAAGTGTCAAAGTCTCTGTTGAAAAAACAACGATTTGTGGAATATTTTCATCCTGAACGTAAAGACAGAAGCTGGTGAGTCCTGAGACTGAAATGGCTGAGAGAGCTGCTCTTCTGGAATACCTAAACTGTCACGTGTGTTCAGAGACTTTCAATGATCCTGTAACTCTGAGCTGCAACCACAACTTCTGTTGGAGCTGTCTGCAGAGGTTCTGGGAACAAACTCAGAACAAAAACTGTCccatctgtaaaagaaaatcatttgaaGAGTTTCCTGCTGTGAACTTTGGTCTGAAGGAACTTGCTGACTCGTTTGCTGGAAGACAGAAATCTGAATcatcagagacaaaaacaggagaGCAGAAGATCATGGAGGTCTGCAGGAAACATCCAGGAGAATCCAAACTGTTCTGTAAAGACGAGCAGAGAGCTTTTTGTCCTTTCTGTGAGTTTTTTCAGCACCAGAGTCACAAAGTGGTTCCTGTAGAAGAAGCAGTCAgagagctgaaggaggagctgaaatCTGACTTAAAGTCTCTGcaggacaagaagatgaaataCAAAGAAGTGGAGGAAACATACAATCAGATGATTCAACACTCCaagaagcagctgctgtccacagagacacagatcagagcagagttcaacaagctccaccagttcctgaaggaggaagaggagtccaGACTGGCAGCtctgagggaggaagaggagcagaagagGAAGACTGTGAGCAGAGAGATGAAGAGGATCCAGGAGCAGATGTCCTCTCTGTCAGAAAGTATCAGTGCTGttgaagcagagctgcagaaagacAAGGAGGCGTTCCTCAGCAGTTCTAAAGACACTCAGAGCAGAGCCAGGGCCCAGAGCTCGCTGTCAGACCCACAGCTGCTCTCAGGAGCTCTGATAGATGTGGCCAAACATGTGGGCAACCTGTCCTTCAGAGTCTgggagaagatgaaggagaaggTCCACTTCAGCCCCGTCCTCCTGGACCCAAACACTGCATGTGATGTTCTTTATCTGTCTGATGATCTGACCAGTGTGAGAGTAGGAGAAACTTTTCAGCAGCTTCCTGACAATCCAGAGagaaacatgaaatattttgatgtttttggttcTGAGGGTTTCAGATCAGGGAAACACAGctgggaggtggaggtgggagaACATCCTTACTGGTTCATTGGTGTGGTTAAAGAGTCTGTTAACAGGAAGGGAGAATGTTCTGCTTCACCAAAAGATGGATTCTGGTGTTTATCACATGATAATGGAAAATACACTAACGGTGGTCAGACTGTCACTGTGACCAAGAGTCTCCAGAAGATCAGAGTCCAGCTGGACTATGACAGGGGGAAGGTGTCCTTCTACAACCCTGAAGACATGACTCACATCTACACTCACAAAGACACTTTCACTGAGAAACTTTTCCCATATTTCAGTGTTGGAAAatctggaaatgcaaaaacctctaaactccaaatctgtCCGACTGATTGAGATGATTTGACTCTTTTGtcataacaaaaataactgagatctttttctttcatctcaATGATTAGTACACGAGGTTTTAACagcttctttacatttttaagttttctttttctcaagtCAGAAACATTTTGCTTCATGTTGGTAAATCCAGATTTCTGTTCTTCATTGTGAACAACTCTGTCCTCATCATTACAATTCCACTACTGTGTTTCACAGAtagaaatttaaatattaacagGTCAGAACAACTTTCTTGGTAAAAAATCTTTTAAGCGGTATTCATTGTTTAAGTACAGTTTCcactttttgtaaataaattaaataaatactgatCAAAACAATGTAATCTACAACTGTTGTTTCTGAGTCTGTTTTAATTTGTACTCTTTATTCAGCAGCTTTTCTCTTTAGGCCTGTTTGTGTCTCAAATATGTCACTCACACACTTTTCCTTTTACAGCTGAGCTTTCACTCCTTTAACTTAGTGAAGTTCAAATGTCTTGTAATTTTCTCATATAATCTAAAATCCTCTGCCATCCTTCAGCTTGTGTTGTTCTTGTGTTCAACctgctgtgtttgtttgaaCATCACACTCTTCATGCAAACACTTCACTGTTTGAGGAAATTATCACTTAAATTGTGTAAGAAACTATGACATGTATTCAGTTAAATATCCTGGCTTTGGCTGCCCCACAGAAGGTTCTTCCTGGGGTTGTTGGCGTCTGTTTCCACAGAGAGATCCACAGTGTTCAGCTGGTAGCAGAAGAGAGAAAAGAAGTGACCGTCTGTGATCACATGTGATCCATTCTCTTGTATCAAGTCATTGattcagtgttattttttttaatgtaccaGTTatgcaaatgtaaagttttgtttttgtgtaaaatgtaagaGTTGTTCCACAAGACACAATTGTGAGgagaaaagttgtgtttaaataaaagattcCAGCACAACgaaacagatgaaaatgagTTAATTTaacaggaattttccaaacagaGAACAGACATTTCTGTCagaattttagatatttttaccaaaaaagatgatttaggaaaatgttcctgtttggattCTTACGAAAACTTACATCTAAATACATTNNNNNNNNNNNNNNNNNNNNNNNNNNNNNNNNNNNNNNNNNNNNNNNNNNNNNNNNNNNNNN from Oryzias melastigma strain HK-1 linkage group LG9, ASM292280v2, whole genome shotgun sequence encodes the following:
- the LOC112148002 gene encoding nuclear factor 7, ovary-like isoform X1 — its product is MAERAALLEYLNCHVCSETFNDPVTLSCNHNFCWSCLQRFWEQTQNKNCPICKRKSFEEFPAVNFGLKELADSFAGRQKSESSETKTGEQKIMEVCRKHPGESKLFCKDEQRAFCPFCEFFQHQSHKVVPVEEAVRELKEELKSDLKSLQDKKMKYKEVEETYNQMIQHSKKQLLSTETQIRAEFNKLHQFLKEEEESRLAALREEEEQKRKTVSREMKRIQEQMSSLSESISAVEAELQKDKEAFLSSSKDTQSRARAQSSLSDPQLLSGALIDVAKHVGNLSFRVWEKMKEKVHFSPVLLDPNTACDVLYLSDDLTSVRVGETFQQLPDNPERNMKYFDVFGSEGFRSGKHSWEVEVGEHPYWFIGVVKESVNRKGECSASPKDGFWCLSHDNGKYTNGGQTVTVTKSLQKIRVQLDYDRGKVSFYNPEDMTHIYTHKDTFTEKLFPYFSVGKSGNAKTSKLQICPTD
- the LOC112148002 gene encoding zinc-binding protein A33-like isoform X2; translation: MEVCRKHPGESKLFCKDEQRAFCPFCEFFQHQSHKVVPVEEAVRELKEELKSDLKSLQDKKMKYKEVEETYNQMIQHSKKQLLSTETQIRAEFNKLHQFLKEEEESRLAALREEEEQKRKTVSREMKRIQEQMSSLSESISAVEAELQKDKEAFLSSSKDTQSRARAQSSLSDPQLLSGALIDVAKHVGNLSFRVWEKMKEKVHFSPVLLDPNTACDVLYLSDDLTSVRVGETFQQLPDNPERNMKYFDVFGSEGFRSGKHSWEVEVGEHPYWFIGVVKESVNRKGECSASPKDGFWCLSHDNGKYTNGGQTVTVTKSLQKIRVQLDYDRGKVSFYNPEDMTHIYTHKDTFTEKLFPYFSVGKSGNAKTSKLQICPTD